Sequence from the Penaeus monodon isolate SGIC_2016 chromosome 43, NSTDA_Pmon_1, whole genome shotgun sequence genome:
CGAGAAGTTAAtctaagatcttttttttttttttttcaagactgctctttaaatacattttttttttttttttttttttttttttttttttgtcttttatgtaAGGATACCCTTACAGAGGAGAGCGAAAAACCAAACACGCACAtgtcataatatacataaatttattaacAATTAATCTACCTTTGTCGCAGTACCATTGTCACAGAGAAACCTAACATAGATTAGCGTGAGAAATGGCCGTGGCTAATGCTGGACAGTCAGGACTGGCTCTGACCTTAGCCAAGGTTCTGTCGATAAGAGACTGGTGCTCTGGGCTGCACGTATTGCACTGGAACCCGGTGTCAGAGAGACTGTTAGCCAGTTCTgtcagggagagaaaaggaaaggctgTTGGGATGGAAAATGCTGtggtgaatgaaatgaatgaaaataaatttagatGAGACAGGAAACTCTATAAAGGCGTTCTCAAATAAAAGCAGATGTTTTGATGGATGGAGAAGTGCTCCTGTATTAGAATTAGGATTAAAAATAAGCAATTTTTAAAGGAAACTGGGGGAAAATCTTTGAGAAAAACAATAAGGTATGTGAAACATGACATATTCTATTGCAAGAGAggaatttgaaaaatatttttagagtGGGAAGactgataaatgagagagagagagagcaaaaagtaTTCCATAACTTAAAGAAAGGGTGTAGAGAGATgttgatgtgaaaaaatattatgttaaCTGAGAAACAGATACCTCTCCCCAAAGAGGAATACTTATAtacaagagaggagaaagggatgaaaaaatcTGCAAAGTCTGCAaagtacgtacgtgtgtgtgtgtgtgtgtgtgtgtgtgtgtgtgtgtgtgtgtggtgaccgCGCGCttatttatccatatctatatacatggagAGTCATGGTGAggagatatatacataatcacgTCTAGTCCTGTCAAGGCAAGAAGGATGCGGAAAGATTATACATAGGAAAGATTTTCTAAGACCTCAGTACGATAGATATGTAGAAGCAGCGGTGAATGTTCAGACACTATTTTCAGATCCAGCTGATAACCGTAGTACCtattacagaaaataaaaaaaaaacgagatgtgTTCATCTGTTACTAATGTGAAAATGAAGATGTCATTGCAACAGTCATATGAAAGGAACGGGACTCACTCAAGAACAGCCTGGCTCCCATCCTGCACTTGGCGCCGTTCTTCAGAATCCCGATACAGGTGTCGAGGTTAATGCTCGAGGCTTTCATGAACAGGTCGAGTTCCTCAGCAGTGACGAggtcgaggaggggggggggggtaagtggccTGCGGACAGCTGGCTCATCGCGGCAGAACCAGAGGTGCAGCTTCAGCGGAAGGAAcaatatgttgttatattgtacataccacacatacacacacacacacacattatatatatatataatgtgtgtgtgtgtgtgtatgtgtgtgtgttgtgttttgcatatttatatatatatatatatatatatatatatatatatatatatatatatagaaataaataaataaataatataaataatatatatatatatatacatatataacatatatatatatatatatataacatatatatatatatataatatatatatatatatatatatatattattatacactcaCTTACTTG
This genomic interval carries:
- the LOC119568340 gene encoding uncharacterized protein LOC119568340, producing the protein MYGTCKADVDRQYLKRCDGGRGLIGAEECVQAEVNSLDKYLSASEEKMLKEAGDVGFLLIEHSQLHLWFCRDEPAVRRPLTPPPLLDLVTAEELDLFMKASSINLDTCIGILKNGAKCRMGARLFLKLANSLSDTGFQCNTCSPEHQSLIDRTLAKVRASPDCPALATAISHANLC